The following proteins are encoded in a genomic region of Deinococcus proteolyticus MRP:
- a CDS encoding arsenate reductase ArsC encodes MNLSMTGAASHVPTPRVLILCTHNSARSQMAEALTREAARHAGLDLDVHSAGTEATFVKEDAKTVMAELGLNLSGHTSKTLHDVPDAQNFDYVITVCDSANDACPVYPGKTERRHYPFVDPSGGSLDKWREVRDQMKQQFDAFVDALAKGEEVPATYADSPAVKNA; translated from the coding sequence ATGAATCTATCTATGACCGGTGCGGCTTCCCACGTCCCGACTCCCAGGGTGCTGATTCTCTGCACCCACAACTCTGCCCGCTCGCAGATGGCTGAGGCGCTGACCCGCGAAGCCGCCCGCCACGCTGGGCTGGACCTCGACGTTCACTCGGCAGGGACGGAAGCGACCTTCGTCAAGGAAGACGCCAAGACCGTGATGGCCGAACTGGGCCTCAACCTCAGCGGGCACACCTCCAAGACCCTGCACGACGTGCCCGACGCGCAGAACTTCGACTACGTGATTACCGTGTGCGACAGTGCGAACGATGCCTGCCCCGTCTACCCCGGCAAGACCGAGCGCCGCCATTACCCCTTCGTAGACCCTTCCGGCGGCAGCCTGGACAAGTGGCGCGAGGTGCGTGACCAGATGAAGCAGCAGTTCGACGCCTTTGTAGACGCACTGGCAAAAGGCGAAGAGGTTCCCGCGACCTACGCCGACAGCCCCGCCGTCAAGAACGCTTAA
- a CDS encoding metallophosphoesterase family protein, translated as MKIAIFGDVHGNRFALDAVLEDMTAQRPDAWVNLGDGLFGGADPAGAWEVQQRIRREYGVLEVRGNTDERLAQPLDEVTEKRAMLEWLHAELPPGAAAHVGGLPLQVTLAGGAVVCGHGTPSSAWDYLLWDKKAGRWKTDGEVQEALGDVGDTARVVVVGHSHREHLRQIGPLTLVNCGAVSRQKDGDPHARWLLLEGEGECWNVQFRRVPYDVAAAAAWAEAHAHAGAKEARQLRTGHE; from the coding sequence ATGAAAATTGCGATTTTTGGAGATGTTCACGGCAACCGCTTCGCTCTGGACGCCGTGCTGGAGGACATGACCGCGCAGCGCCCGGACGCCTGGGTGAACCTGGGCGACGGGCTGTTCGGTGGGGCAGACCCGGCCGGGGCCTGGGAGGTGCAGCAGCGTATCCGCAGGGAGTACGGCGTGCTGGAAGTGCGCGGCAACACCGACGAACGCCTGGCCCAGCCGCTGGACGAGGTGACCGAGAAGCGGGCCATGCTGGAGTGGCTGCACGCCGAGTTGCCGCCAGGCGCCGCCGCGCACGTGGGCGGGCTGCCGCTGCAGGTCACGCTGGCGGGCGGCGCAGTGGTCTGCGGACACGGCACCCCGAGCAGCGCGTGGGACTACCTGCTGTGGGACAAGAAAGCAGGCCGCTGGAAGACTGACGGCGAGGTGCAAGAAGCGCTGGGCGACGTGGGAGACACGGCCCGCGTGGTGGTGGTCGGGCACTCGCACCGTGAACACCTGCGCCAAATCGGGCCGCTGACCCTGGTGAACTGCGGAGCCGTCAGCCGCCAAAAGGACGGCGATCCCCACGCCCGCTGGCTGCTGCTGGAAGGCGAGGGGGAGTGCTGGAACGTGCAATTTCGCCGCGTGCCCTACGACGTAGCAGCGGCTGCCGCCTGGGCCGAGGCACACGCCCACGCGGGTGCGA